A portion of the Malania oleifera isolate guangnan ecotype guangnan chromosome 3, ASM2987363v1, whole genome shotgun sequence genome contains these proteins:
- the LOC131151044 gene encoding uncharacterized protein LOC131151044, producing the protein MISPSKHLLMIPKQEIKNNKASLPLYKSEFTSICSKARQTHPMFSPPLCHPKLNTTKMVSLETAQAASKSIEPTSSPRISFSADFLDEKNFISITPDSHLCTEKGHEGEREKAWNPEFEFLSSNSASHNTMLTADELFFEGKLLPFWQTQHSEKLNRISLKTKEGGQEEEEGEVNKDESRVSWFVDDDPSPRPPKCTVLWKELLKLKKQRASSLSPSSSSSSSSSSLVDMNSADEGKEGRGNVEKKSKRIKKGFERTRSATVRIRPMINVPICTQGKSTALPPLFSLKKGRLER; encoded by the coding sequence ATGATCTCACCGTCCAAACATTTACTGATGATACCAAAACAAGAGATTAAAAACAATAAAGCATCTCTTCCCCTTTATAAATCAGAATTCACAAGCATCTGTTCAAAAGCACGACAAACCCATCCCATGTTCTCTCCCCCACTCTGTCATCCAAAGTTGAACACAACCAAAATGGTATCCCTGGAAACTGCACAGGCAGCTTCCAAGTCCATCGAGCCAACTTCGAGTCCTCGAATATCATTCTCTGCAGATTTCCTTGATGAAAAGAATTTCATCTCCATAACCCCAGATTCCCATTTATGTACTGAAAAGGGTCATGAAGGGGAAAGAGAGAAAGCATGGAATCCAGAGTTTGAGTTTCTCTCAAGCAACTCAGCTAGTCATAACACCATGCTAACGGCTGATGAGCTCTTCTTCGAAGGAAAGCTCCTTCCCTTCTGGCAAACGCAGCATTCTGAGAAACTCAACCGAATCAGTCTCAAAACAAAAGAAGGTGGGCAAGAAGAGGAAGAGGGAGAGGTGAACAAAGACGAGAGTAGGGTAAGTTGGTTTGTAGACGATGACCCGTCGCCGCGGCCGCCTAAATGCACTGTTTTATGGAAAGAGTTGCTGAAGTTGAAGAAACAACGGGCTTCTTCTTTGTCACCATCTTCCTCCTCGTCATCGTCTTCGAGCTCACTTGTTGATATGAACTCCGCAGATGAAGGGAAGGAAGGAAGGGGGAACGTGGAGAAGAAAAGCAAGAGGATAAAGAAAGGTTTCGAGAGGACGAGATCAGCCACTGTGAGAATAAGGCCTATGATCAATGTTCCCATTTGCACACAGGGGAAGAGCACTGCTCTGCCACCTTTGTTTTCCCTCAAGAAAGGAAGACTGGAGAGGTAA